The DNA window TTCATCCGTGGGTGTCGTCAAAGTGTGCAGACGAAAATTCAATAGCCACGAGGGCTGTGCAGGATTCTCCGGCACGGTTATCGCTAACTCTTGGCAGCGGGTGGCCAAGCGTTTCATGTAGGCACGCAGTTCTCCAGGCTCGGCGTAGTGGGGGACAAAGGTATCGGCTCCGGCGCTGATACAGGCCAACCGATCCGCACTGTTGCAGTTAGCGGCGTAAACGATGATATGGGGGCGATGGCCAAATTCGTGGCGCAGCTGCGGAAATAACCAGAAGCTTTTTCCGTCGGGAAGCTGTAGGTCGCAAATTAGCACATCGGGAGGCTCGAGCACGAACTGAGCCCTGACCTCAGCCAACGTCGTGACTGTTTGAATCGCAT is part of the Ectothiorhodosinus mongolicus genome and encodes:
- a CDS encoding response regulator transcription factor, whose product is MANQSLLLALRDSVLSSDLDGYFKVYGYAIQTVTTLAEVRAQFVLEPPDVLICDLQLPDGKSFWLFPQLRHEFGHRPHIIVYAANCNSADRLACISAGADTFVPHYAEPGELRAYMKRLATRCQELAITVPENPAQPSWLLNFRLHTLTTPTDESVTLTGSEALVLHELFVHSGRILSREDLAQRLQPHKSVQDTRRLDTLVSRLRAKMKNHADGEDPIKTYRNMGYGFHGYANIQR